aataagcatCCAGTCGCTGTACACAGCATGATAAATTATGCAACTTTTTAAAGGATTCAGACAGTATCACCTGTAAATCAGATTAACCAGAGAAGCTACAAAGTTACTATTTCTACTCACTTAGAAACAGGAGACCAAACCTCTTCATGCACTGTACTACATGAAAAGACCTGGTGTCCCTGTTACCACCTAGCACTtcttaaaaagataaattaactagttttttctgattttgttcaTAATGATTGGCACATCTGTGCAAACTTCTATCTTTAGTAACTATTAAAATTAAAGGGAAACATTCAATTTATAAATTTGAAACAGTCATCTTAAAACTTATCAACTCAAAGACATTCAGGTTGGCTCAGCTTTTAAGTGAGAAACTAGCAGATgataaaacagcaaataaaagaaaaagaagcagagaaaaaaatccatgcaaACAAGATGAGCAAGCAACACAAGGAACACAGGGCAGATTTTTGTTACGGAGAAGTAACCAAATATTAAAATGGAAGTGTGTGGCTGTGGGCATGTTCTGAAAGTAAGTCCAAATTCTTCTTCGGAAGCCTTCAGAAGCTTGCcacaaagcagcaaagaatTACTGGGAACTTGCAATTATCATACGGAATGgcatgaagaaaacaaaatgcaactgaagaagaaaacttttcttcaGGGCAAAAATTATGCAATCCACCCAAACTTGGAAggtgggttgtttgttttttgttgttgtagttGTTGAGGTGGGTGGGTGGAACAGAAAGTTCCTTAAAGTGTCTGATAAATCATATGGAATGACATGCATGTTGTGACATATGCTCACCTATTTCCTTAACCCCAGCCTGAAACAAAACAGTTAATACAGTAATGACCTGTATATAATGTTCACCTTTTTGTCAACTTCACTATCTGAATCACTGGCAGATGAGCTTGAAGATACAAGTTCCTTTGATTTAGGCattctgggaaaagaaaaataacatgagAACACTATATAAGGAATGACATTCCATTTTGGCTGGAAAGCAATCTTCAAACCTGTTTGTACTGGCTCATCTTCTTTAAGCCCTCCTAAAGACTTTCTTGCCTTTTCATTTAAGCTTTAATACACATTGTAGATGCAGTATcaagcattttttcctcatatatatatgtatcttccccttttttgctgcagctgcattGAAACACGTTTAGGGCACATTAAATGCAGCGGTTTGGCTTCTGAACTGTTTACAGCAGAACGACTTCTCACAATTTTCATATATCCCCAGACACAGCAAAACTCACAACATAAAATACACAGTGTAATACTGCCCTCCAGCTGAATCCTTTCTGTTAAATCCACAAATATGAATCATTAACACCCCAACAATATCTATACTCTGACATGGGTATTTCACCCAGGTGGATTTGCAAGCAACATGCTGCACAACTGTCACACACGTGACGCTCGAGCTTCCACCTATAATCTAACAGTCCAAAACACACCTCAGTTACAGTGAGCTACAGCACTGCAATTAGTATTTTTAACTGGCGTTTCAACACATCAGTCACTGGAGTCTATTAATTTGCCAGACAAGCAGACATTGAGCATTCCTTGAATGCGTGCTGCCAGGTGTCCTCGCACATCACCCTGGTATGCAAACATGTGGTTAGATATAGCGGTTACACATCTTCCCTGCTGCTAGAAACTCTTTGTAACAAATACACAGCtcatttgttttttcagaataaaattaagcATCCCTGAAAGTGTATAATACAAACTTCAGCTAGGAAAGGCCAAGATAATATTACAGAGtatctcagaaaagaaaaaaggaataagtGTGTTCTTAAACGGGCAGTGAAAAAACACTCCCACgtatgcaaatgaaaaaaaacaacacaaaacaaccaaaccagaGCCCCAATAATGCTAATGGATCGACGCGGTTCTAAAGTAGGGCAAAACCTGTGGTAATAGCTTGTAGCACAAGGACGGAAGCTGCAGCACGGCACAGAACACAGGGTGTGAAGGAAGCACACGCACTCCACGCTCTAGGATGGAGCAGAGGAGCGCTGGAATGGGACAATGTGAAAATGAGCAAACGGATGACACTGAGCTGGCGAGCCAAACGATGTTTCGCGAGGATGACCCCGGGGTCCGCgtaagaaggagaaagggacaaTATGGAGGAAGGTGTGGGCggaaactggaggaaaaaggGATGTGGGGTGGTGGGTGCCCTCCGGGAGAGCCTGAGCGTGAGGAGACACCGCAGCACCGGGGAGGGGGCCGGGATGAGCTCGGCCAAGGGAAAGCGAGGGAAGGTAAGGAAAGGAAGACGAGCCCGGAACTCCAGGTAGGCGGATCCCAGCCGCCATTTTCCTCCCCTATTCCTCTTTTCCATGGCTTGTGTCGCCCCCCGAGAAAAACACTCGAGACCCGAACAAGGATGGGGGCGAGGGGGTGGGCGGGTGAGAACGCCCAAGTCTTCCCGGGGCAAGGCGGCGGCGAAGGGAATGCGGGTTACCGGTGGCAGGGCGGAGGAAAAGGACAGCAAGGTAACCAGCGGCCCAGGGGTCGCCGGCGGGCCGGGTCTGCTCCCGACGCGGGGGGGGAGCGCGGCCGGGCGCCATCTTCTCCCTCAATCAGGCTCTGAGCCCCCAACATGGCAGCTCTCCCTCGGCAGCGGCGGCTCGCTCCTCCGCCCCACAGCGGGGTATGTCTCCCGCTGGGCACCGCGGGCACTCGAAGAACAAGAGGAAGCCTCGCCTCGGCGCCGCCCGGCTGCGGCTGTCCCGATCGGGCCGGGAGGTGccgcggcggtggcggcgggggCCGTGGGAGGGGGCACGCCGGAGAAGATGGCGGCGTGGCAGGGGCGCGCGGGGGGACCCGGCACTCACGTCCTGCTCCGCGCGTGGCTCCTCTGCACCGCGACACAGACGGAACTGACGCGGCTCGGAACGCCCGCCCCGGGCCGCTCacgtgggggggggggggggggggggggggcagctTTAAAGGGGACGCGGCGCTTTGTCCCTTTCGTCGCCCGTTCCCGCCTCCTGTGAGGGGCGGGGGAGGGATCATAGTGCTGGAAAGGAGGTTTTACAGGATCGCAGCAAATCCCAAGTTGGCAGAGACCCACAGGGAACATCGAATCgaactcctggccctgcacaggacaccccaagagtaACACTATGTGTCTTGACAGCGTTGTCCTAACGCttcttggtgctgtgaccacctccctggggagcctgttctaGTGCCCAACCACCTTCTgagtgaaaaaccttttcctgatatccagcttAAATCTCCCCGTCATTGGCCACGAGAGTGAAGAGATCGGTGTTACCTGTCCGTCTGCTTCCCCTCGCGAGGAAGCTGTAGACTGCGatggacattaggaaaaacttcttcacagaaacgattagacattggaatgggctgcccaggggggtggtggagtcactgtccctggaggtgttgaaggaaagactggacgtggcacttggTGCTTGACGTGGTGGTGTTGAGTAAGTTGAACTCGGTGCTCTCAGAGGTCTTTTACAAAttgattctgtggttctctgaAGTCTCCCCTTAgtcttcttcaggctgaaaaaaGCCCCTACAATAATTCATAAATAGGAGGGTTTTTTCACGTGCTGCAGCGGTTCCTCGATGCCGCTTGGAGCCGCCCGGGCAGCGGCGTGAGGCGGGGTGTGGCTGCTGCGAAACCGCGGCCCCGCCACGCCTGGGGCGCCGCTCGGGAGCCCCTTCTGATGGTTCCCCTTCTGCCAGCAGATCCCCCTTCCGCCACCGGTGACCCGGGTTTCCTTCTCTTACCGCGGGGCTTTGCAGCTGGGGACCATCAGAGCACCCGTCCGGGCAGGCACCTCGGGGCTGAAGCACCGCGGATGGAAGGTTAAAGCAGTCTCAGCACCTCTTTTAAAcactgtctttttaaaaactgtccAAGCAAATAAAGAGCTTGAAAACATACTGTCAGTGTTGCTTTTTTCTGTAGCGTGTTCATAGGGTCACGCATCCCGAGCACCCTGCTGAAGAGGACTTGAAAAGGTTTAGTTCGCCTAAACGAGTTCTGCTTCTAAGACACAGCAAAATGGAAGGGAGACGAGGAAAGGGCCCTCTGCCCCCAGTTTTGTAAGAGGCAACTTTTAGCAGCCTTTGCAGACTGCAGCAGGCCAGGCATGCTGTCAGAGCACAAAGTGGCTTCATGTTTTGTCTTCTGTGCTACctatttcagcctttcagttgATGATGGGAGTTACATTAAAATACAGTCATAATTCACACAAAACTAACACGGCTTGTTCCTATTTGCTGGTCACAGTTCATGGCAATGGGTCATGTAGCTGTGTTCTGAGCAGTGACAGTTCTTCAGACACCGAGTACCAGTTTAgtacttttctctttcctactAACGCTAGACTTATGCTTTTGCTACCATGTGAGTGCAAACTTTTTGTAAAAAGTGCAAGCAAACTATAAGAAATAGGAAGTGGACTATAATCCCAAGCCTAGCTTCCAGATAAAATTGGGGCAGGCAGAGTGAGGTAGTGGGTGATCGGCCTCCATCGTTTAAATAACAAGCACCTATTAataaagtgtttaaaataaaaagtctttggcttttttaaattgcaaagaTCTCTCATTGTTAATATGGGCCAGAAGGGCAAACATCATGATTCAAGAGGGAATAATCCCCCAAATTCAGCAAGAGTAGCTGCACGTCCTAAGCAGTGTTTCTGAAAAAGTACTTAAAAGAGGTGGGCAAAGAGGTTTTTAGAGGGGATCCATGAGGTCCTTGGAGCCCCCATCATGAAGTAAACTGGCTTTTGGTGTGAGAAGTGGCTTTCACTTCTTCACTTTAAtagcaggaaaacaggaaggaaatacCAGAAATAGGAAGTGTACTCATCTAAATAATCATTGGTAACTTGCAGTTTCACAGTGTCATGTAGGTtgcagaatgaaaagaaaaatagaaaaatatacaaTTCTTACTACATGTCTGATCTTTGGAAGATAAAAATATGGTTGTTTATACAAGAATCAAAGCACAGTAAATCATATGCAGGCAATAGAGTAATTATCACCACTGCACAAACACCAGGCTTGTCAAGCCACGTAATTGTGGAAGATGAACAGATGGTATTGTAATACTTAATGCTTAActccaacaacaacaaaaaaaaaaactattcCACACAAGATCACTTCCAAATATGTAATATTAATCTGTAAGAAAACATAGTTACTCTTTCCAACTAATTTTCACTAACTTTTCATATTAGAAGTATAATGATAGTTTAGGTGTTTGTAATCCCTGtatgctttgcttttttacAGTTCAACACTTGGTACACAAAGAGTGCTCAGGTTTTAATCAAATCATCAAGGAATTGTTTATTAAAATCAACAAttctttatgcatttttaatcaAGTCTTTCAGCCTTGACATAAGTCAAACTGactaaaacaaacattttatgCTGGCTCTTAATGGGTTAATTTCTCCCACCTGCAGCATTTCCTCCAAAGCAAGCACCaagtttatttttacagctgaatTCCTAAATTACAGGTCAGCGAGGGTAAAGGAAGGTTTGCTGCAACTGGGGATTTcatgttctgctttttaataaTGATACATTTCTTTGAGAAATATTCTGGTTATTGAGCATAGTGGCTGTTAGAGCTTTTGGTGAATTACCctcactgtattttattttattttattttattttattttattttattttattttagttagaaaagaagaaagaagctactaagaaaaaaatgctggcTTTAGAACAGTGGGAAAGGAGCCATGATTCTTCCAAGGTAAATCTGTTGTTACCTTCTGAGTGAGTCATCTATCCCCCCAAGGGGTATACTTCACTTTCTAAGCTCTTAAAATAGACTTTTGTAATGGGTTTGTTCCTTCATCAGACACTTTCCTTCTGTAGCTGCCTTAAAAGGGCTTAAATTCTTCTGGTTACTGCCTGATTGCCTCATTTCATATCCCACATGTCTTTGGCAGAGAAGAATATTGAagcattacttttttcttcagtaacaGATTTTAGCATGCAGATTTGAATGGgaatgctgaaaaatacatgCTCGTGCTTCTGATTACATAGCAATTACTAACTGCAAAGGATGACTTCTCTGGTTAGAAATAATAGATATAGTAGGAAAAGCATTTTGGGGCAAACCTAAGTAGGACAGCTTTTAAAGCTTTGTGTTCTGTGCTTACTAGTTTAAAAGGTGGAAGAAGAAATCTGCAGTGAAAGGGGAAGTTAGCTTATATTATTGACAGTCGTTTTATTAAAgtgtcagaaaagaaagagtaaGGGATGCTACCACATAGGGTTTTGCTTGTGGGACTGGAACTGGTTTGTTTCTCATGTGTATCATGTAATTTGAGTTTGCATGAATATTTGCATAACTTTCTATTATGTTTGGGAAGtggtttttttatgttgcaATTTAGTAACTTAAACCATAATAACTTCCATCTGTGGtttaataaattacttttatattttttaatatgtctgTTGTTATGGTCGCTGTACAGTGTTTAAACCCTGTTGCTAAAAGTACCACTTTTTTGCTTTAATAGTTCGAAAATGTGGGGTCTTTGTCTTTACTGCTTAAAAAATGTAATATCACTTTAAAATAAGAAGGTTCATA
This sequence is a window from Corvus moneduloides isolate bCorMon1 chromosome Z, bCorMon1.pri, whole genome shotgun sequence. Protein-coding genes within it:
- the LOC116438382 gene encoding uncharacterized protein LOC116438382 isoform X1; the encoded protein is MEQRSAGMGQCENEQTDDTELASQTMFREDDPGVRVRRRKGQYGGRCGRKLEEKGMWGGGCPPGEPEREETPQHRGGGRDELGQGKAREGKERKTSPELQVGGSQPPFSSPIPLFHGLCRPPRKTLETRTRMGARGWAGENAQVFPGQGGGEGNAGYRWQGGGKGQQDPPSATGDPGFLLLPRGFAAGDHQSTRPGRHLGAEAPRMEG
- the LOC116438382 gene encoding uncharacterized protein LOC116438382 isoform X2: MEQRSAGMGQCENEQTDDTELASQTMFREDDPGVRVRRRKGQYGGRCGRKLEEKGMWGGGCPPGEPEREETPQHRGGGRDELGQGKAREGKERKTSPELQVGGSQPPFSSPIPLFHGLCRPPRKTLETRTRMGARGWAGENAQVFPGQGGGEGNAGYRWQGGGKGQQVRKEERSY